The genomic interval NNNNNNNNNNNNNNNNNNNNNNNNNNNNNNNNNNNNNNNNNNNNNNNNNNNNNNNNNNNNNNNNNNNNNNNNNNNNNNNNNNNNNNNNNNNNNNNNNNNNNNNNNNNNNNNNNNNNNNNNNNNNNNNNNNNNNNNNNNNNNNNNNNNNNNNNNNNNNNNNNNNNNNNNNNNNNNNNNNNNNNNNNNNNNNNNNNNNNNNNNNNNNNNNNNNNNNNNNNNNNNNNNNNNNNNNNNNNNNNNNNNNNNNNNNNNNNNNNNNNNNNNNNNNNNNNNNNNNNNNNNNNNNNNNNNNNNNNNNNNNNNNNNNNNNNNNNNNNNNNNNNNNNNNNNNNNNNNNNNNNNNNNNNNNNNNNNNNNNNNNNNNNNNNNNNNNNNNNNNNNNNNNNNNNNNNNNNNNNNNNNNNNNNNNNNNNNNNNNNNNNNNNNNNNNNNNNNNNNNNNNNNNNNNNNNNNNNNNNNNNNNNNNNNNNNNNNNNNNNNNNNNNNNNNNNNNNNNNNNNNNNNNNNNNNNNNNNNNNNNNNNNNNNNNNNNNNNNNNNNNNNNNNNNNNNNNNNNNNNNNNNNNNNNNNNNNNNNNNNNNNNNNNNNNNNNNNNNNNNNNNNNNNNNNNNNNNNNNNNNNNNNNNNNNNNNNNNNNNNNNNNNNNNNNNNNNNNNNNNNNNNNNNNNNNNNNNNNNNNNNNNNNNNNNNNNNNNNNNNNNNNNNNNNNNNNNNNNNNNNNNNNNNNNNNNNNNNNNNNNNNNNNNNNNNNNNNTGTCTCGTCGTCGCAGCCCGACGGCACCCGTGTTCCCATGGAGATTGTGCTGATGGAGAAGGTGGGCTCAGGCTGCCACAGCATCATCCAGCTCCTGGACTGGTTCGAGCTGCCTGACAGCTtcgtgctggtgctggagcGTCCGGAGCGATCCCGGgatctcctggagctcctgcaggagcaggagttcCTGAGCGAGGAGGCGGCGCGCTGGCTTTtctgccaggtgctggaggccgTGCGGCACTGCACCGCCTGCGGCGTCCTGCACCGGGACATCAAGGCAGAGAACCTCCTCGTGGACCCAGAGAGTGGCGACCTGAAGCTCATCGACTTCGGTTGCGGCACCTTTCTCCAGGAGCACCTCTTCAGGGAATATTTCGGTGAGCCCACGGCCCGGGCCCTGCTCCCGGGGCCGGGCACTGCACTGTGCCACTccctcctgggctgtggggtgcGGCATtcagccggctgccggctgccCCGTGCCACGGGGCAGAGGCCGTGCCCCAGGAGCCGGCTGCCGGCCCTGCTGACAGAGGGGGGCTGCAAAAGCcaagccccagcccctgggctcgGCAGGCCTGCTTGCTCTTGGGCTGCTCTTCTGCCCTTCTCTGCCGTGCAGAGCGGTGTCTTGGCTTTGCCCCATTGCCTGCGGGTGCAGGCTTCCCTCGGGGGAAGTTGTGTCTGCCGGTGCAGCCCCTGCCTCGGGCAGGAGGCCGGCACCAGGctctggaaggcagcagcctgCGCCGGCCAGCGCCGCCTGTCTCCCCTAGGAACACCCATGTACTGCCCGCCCGAGTGGATCTGCCTGCGCTGCTACCACGGCCACGCGGCGACCATCTGGTCCCTGGGCGTGCTGCTCTATGTCATGGTCTGCGGCATCCTCCCCTTCCAGGACGACCATGACATCGTGTCGGGGCAGCTCATCTTCCGGCCGCAGGTCTCTCCAGGTTGGTACGGGCCTCAAGAAGGCGGGCTTTGGCCGGTGGCAgcgcccagcccggcccggccctcccGCAGCTGCGCGGGAGCTCCGCGTGCCCTCGAGGGCCGGCCGCGGGAGGTGGCCCGTCAGGGGCTCGGTGCGGCACGCTTGGCTGAAGCAGGTGGCCGTGTCCTGCCGCGCCGCTGTCCCGcaaagggcagctctgagccctcGCAGCGTGGCCCGGCTTCTGCCAGCGccgggagcagctgggcaggagccttGTGCCAGTGACCGGCGctttctgccttctctcccCAGAGTGCCGGCATCTGATCCACTGGTGTTTGGCCAAGCACCCCGTGGACCGGCCGCAGCTGGAGGAGATCTTGCGCCACCCGTGGGTGTGGGGCGGGTGCCTGTGATGCCTCGCTGGAGCCTCTGCAGCACCCACTTCTGCCGAGTCCCACGCAGGACTGAGGGCCGGGAAAATAAACCAGCCACCAACCCACTGCGGGCTGTCAAGTGTGGTCCTTGTTGGCTACTTCAGCTAAAGAAACCTCTTGGCAAAAGGGCAAATCAGAGCGTTCCCTTCAGCCTTTGTCCAGGTTTTGATGCCTCCCCCCCATGGCGGTGGTTTTGTGTCTTCAAGCTCAGGCTGTAGTGCAGGTACGGGGGACTTGAGCAAGGCAAGAACTGCAacagtgaagcagcagctgccctttcAAAGTGACACAGCAGCTTGGGGTCACCTGAAGTGACACAAGGAAGGGCCTGTGTGTGCATTCCAAGGGTCACCAGGTGGCAGGAACAGAGACCTTGCTCCTCTCCAAAGCTCTGAAGAACAATTAGAAGTGGCAAAATGTCATTTCAGGTTGAGCCCTGACAAAagtcttcctctttcttcccctgaaacgggaagcagggctggccctTTGACCAGCTGGGACTGCAGCGTCGTAAGTCATAGGCATGGAGCCCATGGGAAATGTTGAGATGCTGGAGTCACCCCACGGTGCTGGGCTCATGGTACCCTCgaaaaaaatcttcctctcCCTTAGAAACAACTGATGGAGATGGAAATTGCAGCCACCAGTCTGGTGACGGGAAAGCCCTCAGGTTCCTGCCCGGGCCTTTTAGGCCGGTGCCGGCTACAAACCTGTGCCACCTTCTGTCTATGAGCCTGACCTACCAAAACAGGGTTTGGGAAGAAGACATGTTTTCTCCTAAGTGCACCCggtctttcatttctcttcccttttatGAGGGCTGCCAAGCCCCTTGTACCCTGAATGTCTCTCCAAGTGTCTAGCTGAAGGCCTGACCTGAGCCATGATCCTTCCAGGCAGCACCGCACCGTGAGGGGACGgtgagagctctgtgtgtcAGCCCTGGtgtggaggctgagctgggagtgaTAATGATCCCTTTTCTAAGGTCCTGGGAGCGGTGACTGCCTGTCCTCCAAGGGCCGTGACACGTTTCCTCCAGGAGGAGGaggtccccgtgtccccagggccccGGGATGCCGGTGAGCGCAGGCCCCGTCCCGCTGTGCCCTGGCCCAGAGCCACTGGGAGCTGGCGGTGTCCGCTCACCCCACGGTTTGTCCTCAGGCCAGAGGAGATTGTGTCACTCTGGGGGCTGCCAGCgtcccagctcacctgggaAGCTTGTGGCAGTTTGACACCTGCGGGTGTTTTCCCCGTTGATCCCCATTTCTCAGGGGGTGGCCATTGGCCCCTCACGGTTTGCCCTCAAATGGCGGCTCCTCCCTCAGCCTGGCGGTCATGatgaggggacactggggcttggctGGGGGTGGAAATGCTCCCGCACGGCCTTGAACTCCTGTGGGAAGCGGGCCAGCAAGGAGGTGGCTCTACTCCTTTCAGGGAATGGTGGGGAGAGAGAAGGTCCCCTCTgagcccccttttctccaggatgagagaagctgtgctgggaatgacCATCTTCCTTTGTATTTACAGAAGCTGACACGCACAGGCAGCGCTTCTGGTGAACGGGGGGGTGTGGGGGTGGTGTGCAGCCAATGAATACCCATGGTTAATAATGGTTTTGTTAACCAGCAGTGCAAAGGCCATTGCCATGGGCCTCATGGACCTgagaggcacagcaggcagagtgcccatggagagagaGGTCTCCCAGGCTCTCCGTGGCTGTCTgacctgcagctcagccctccatggctgtgcagcccagcagggccagcagggccccGATGCCCAAAGCCATGCCAAGCATCCTCTCAGCACAGGCTGACCCACTCAGGGTGGCAGAATCCTCTGGGAATTCAGCTCTCTGAGCATCCTCTGTGCTTTTAGCTCTTCCCAGTGGCCTTGTCCCACACACCCTGGCTCTGCCAAGTACCACTGCCGTCTCTGGGTGCCGACGGGCGTCCAGTGCTGGAGGCACAGTGCCGTGAGGGACAGTGATCTTTTGTTTGGGATTGCTGGGGACAACTTGGACCAGAATAATACCCACGAGATGGGTATTGGCGTCGGACGGGATTCATCCCGATACCTCCCAGGGGGATCCCCCTCAATCATCTAGCCAAGGTCCTGAAAGCCCAAGAAGGTCCACGCTGGCTCAGAGTTCTCCAGCTGTATCGGAGGTGACAGGAAGGGCTTGCAACTTTCCAGGAAACCCCAagtctggagagcaggaaaaatggTGGCGAGGTCATCTTTGGCACTACTGGCAAGGGATGGAAGGACACACCAGTGTCAGCCAAGGGCAGCACGAGGTAACAGAGGGAAATTCCTGTCTACCTGATTGATTGTCCCACTGCCATAATGTCACCTGGCTCGTGGCTGATGGGAAGGCGGGGCAGGTTCTATTGGAGGATTTTAAGAGGAGTTTTGATCCTGGCCACCAGAGAATCCTTCTGGATTCCCTCTCCATCAGGTGTGAGATGAGCACGCACAGGGTGTGTTGGGCCAAGAACTGACTGAGGGACTGCTTTCCAATGGGATAGGATCCATTGTCTTCCCAGAGAGTGGCACGGAGCTGGGGTTGGATTCAGCATGGGACTGTACTGGATAGCACACCGATGGCGGAGatgttgctgagcagggcttgcccTGCTCAGGGACCTTTCGGTGTCCCCTTGGACAATCCCGTGCTCTGCCAGCGAGGAGGTGGCAGCATCACCATTGCCCTCCTCATGCCTGTGTTGCTGCTTCGACAAGAATCTTCCACCCACTGTGCTCCAGAGGGCCCTCAAGTGTCCACAGGGAGCCCCTTGTCCATTCCTGTGGCACAGGgaagccctgggctggggccgctctgtgatgtcacacgCCTGTCCCGGCCACAGCACTGTGACATCACCCATCAACGCCTATGTGAGCCGGGCCAGCCCCCGCGAGGGGCCAGTGCAGTCGCCATGGGACGTGCCGGAGCCATGTGTGACGGTGAGGTCCTCCTGACTGcgcttgtcctgctgctggccgcTGTGGCTGTCTGCTGGGCCCTTGGCCACTGGCAGCCACGGAGGCGGCAGGCAAGGACAGCAAAGCGGCGCAAGCGCCCCGGGGTGCGGCCCAGAGGCTCAGGCAGGAAGCGGGGAGCCCCTGCGgctcccaggccctgcaggCCTCGGGCGACCCTTCGCAAGCGGCCAGGTGCTCCCGCCAGCCCCCTGggaagctcctgcagctgcggcccctgcctggcagtggcccgagagctgcaggaactgaTGACCTTGCTGTGGGCTGGCAATGGGACACCTGCGCCGCTCTACTCTGGGATGTGGCAGGCCTTGCGGAAAGAACTGAAGGAGCTGGTGAAGCGAGgccacctgccctgctgtggctcGGCCCGCTCCTTCAGGAGGCGCCATCCCATCAGGAGGCGGCTCCCAGGAagagtctccatccctgggagagCCTCAAGCCTTGCAAggatggcacagcagcagacacCCGCCATCCATGCAAGTAGCTCAGGCTGTCAGAGAAGGTCCATCCCGCCACGAGCCTCGGCTATCTCTGACAGCCTCCATCCCTCAGAGAGGCTCAGTGAGACCtgtcagcctgcagcagctgcagagcccgTGGACAGGTCTCCTAGCTCCCTTGGACCCACGGGCTTGAACAAGACGGGCGCAACCCTGAGCCTTGACGTGGCCAGGGAACACCCGCCGGTCCAAGTGGAAGCCCAGCCCGATGCAGGGGAGCCGTCCCAGGAGCAGGTGGCGGAGCAGCAAGCGTCCTGCAGCCGGCACTTGCCGgcccacagctcccaggacGCTGTGCCGGCTGTGCCGGCGGGCAACAGCCCGTGCCTGGCGGAGGAGACGAACATCGAGAGACCCGCGGACCTCCATGTCCaggaagctgctcccagccagccacCGACTGGCAGCGAGGTCCTAAAAGAAGgtgagctctgctgaggagctgtCTGCGGCTCCCCTGGGGCTCCTGAGGGCCAttgccaggccaggccagggcCTCTGAAGAGCAGCCTAGTGCCTGGCTGTTCTCAGTGGCCCTGATGGCACGGCTTGAAAGAGCCCCGGTGTGctttgcagctgctcctgggaggcCCCTGTTGGACACCTtgggctgcagccccggccaggcagaagagcagaggcCAGGCCAGGACGCCGGGGACAGCGACGGTGCCGCCGTGCCCCGCTGCAGCGGGGCTCCTGCAGCCGCCTGTgcgcgctgccccggccccgcggagccgctCGCCAGCCCGAGGGCTGTGAGGCGGTGGCCGCTGCCCGGCGCGCAGCAGGAAGCAGGTGAGAGCAGCGTGCCCGCGCTGGCCCGGCCAGCTTCCCCGGCGGCCGCCGGGGGCCCTGGGCGCAGGGCTGAGGGCTCGCTCTTGGCCGCAGGGCAaaagaaggagctgcaggagctctaCCAGCTGGGCCCGCAGCTGGGCAGCGGTGGCTTCGGCACCGTTTTCGCGGGGACCCGCCTCTCGGACGGCCGCCCGGTAAGTGGCCGGCAGGGCCGGGCGTGGCCGGAGGGTcagggccggggctgggcagggctggagctcagcccccCGGTGTCGATGGCTTGCAGGTGGCCATCAAGCACGTGGCCCGGGAGAGCGTCCTGCAGTGGGACGAGCGGGTGAGTGAGCGGGGCCCGCGGGCCAGAGCGAGCCCTGGCGGGCAGCGATGAGCCCGGGGCCCCGGGGGCGGGGGATGGCGGGGCAGTAGCGGGCGGGGGCTCAGCGTGCCAGGCGCAGCACGGCGGGCCCGGGATGCCAAACACCGGGGCTGGGTCCAGGCAGGGGGGCAGCTGCCAGGCGTGCCCTGGGCCAGAGGgatccccagcagcagggaggctgcCCAAGGGGGCCCTGGGGCACGCCGGGCAGGGGCCGAGggaggcacagggcagcaccaggCCTGCTGGAGGCATTGTCTCGTCGTCGCAGCCCGACGGCACCCGTGTTCCCATGGAGATTGTGCTGATGGAGAAGGTGGGCTCAGGCTGCCACAGCATCATCCAGCTCCTGGACTGGTTCGAGCTGCCTGACAGCTtcgtgctggtgctggagcGTCCGGAGCGATCCCGGgatctcctggagctcctgcaggagcaggagttcCTGAGCGAGGAGGCGGCGCGCTGGCTTTtctgccaggtgctggaggccgTGCGGCACTGCACCGCCTGCGGCGTCCTGCACCGGGACATCAAGGCAGAGAACCTCCTCGTGGACCCGGAGAGTGGCGACCTGAAGCTCATCGACTTCGGTTGCGGCACCTTTCTCCAGGAGCACCTCTTCAGGGAATATTTCGGTGAGCCCACGGCCCGGGCCCTGCTCCCGGGGCCGGGCACTGCACTGTGCCACTccctcctgggctgtggggtgcGGCATtcagccggctgccggctgccCCGTGCCACGGGGCAGATGCCGTGCCCCAGGAGCCGGCTGCCGGCCCTGCTGACAGAGGGGGGCTGCAAAAGCcaagccccagcccctgggctcgGCAGGCCTGCTTGCTCTTGGGCTGCTCTTCTGCCCTTCTCTACCGTGCAGAGCGGTGTCTTGGCTTTGCCCCATTGCCTGCGGGTGCAGGCTTCCCTCGGGGGAAGTTGTGTCTGCCGGTGCAGCCCCTGCCTCGGGCAGGAGGCCGGCACCAGGctctggaaggcagcagcctgCGCCGGCCAGCGCCGCCTGTCTCCCCTAGGAACACCCATGTACTGCCCGCCCGAGTGGATCTGCCTGCGCTGCTACCACGGCCACGCGGCGACCATCTGGTCCCTGGGTGTGCTGCTCTATGTCATGGTCTGCGGCATCCTCCCCTTCCAGGACGACCATGACATCGTGTCGGGGCAGCTCATCTTCCGGCCGCAGGTCTCTCCAGGTTGGTATGGGCCTCAAGAAGGCGGGCTTTGGCCGGTGGCAgcgcccagcccggcccggccctcccGCAGCTGCGCGGGAGCTCCGCGTGCCCTCGAGGGCCGGCCGCGGGAGGTGGCCCGTCAGGGCCTCGGTGCGGCACGCTTGGCTGAAGCAGGTGGCCGTGTCCTGCCGCGCCGCTGTCCCGcaaagggcagctctgagccctcGCAGCGTGGCCCGGCTTCTGCCAGCGccgggagcagctgggcaggagccttGTGCCAGTGACCGGCGctttctgccttctctcccCAGAGTGCCGGCATCTGATCCACTGGTGTTTGGCCAA from Motacilla alba alba isolate MOTALB_02 chromosome 19, Motacilla_alba_V1.0_pri, whole genome shotgun sequence carries:
- the LOC119709996 gene encoding serine/threonine-protein kinase pim-1-like; protein product: MGTRPDGTRVPMEIVLMEKVGSGCHSIIQLLDWFELPDSFVLVLERPERSRDLLELLQEQEFLSEEAARWLFCQVLEAVRHCTACGVLHRDIKAENLLVDPESGDLKLIDFGCGTFLQEHLFREYFGTPMYCPPEWICLRCYHGHAATIWSLGVLLYVMVCGILPFQDDHDIVSGQLIFRPQVSPECRHLIHWCLAKHPVDRPQLEEILRHPWVWGGCL
- the LOC119709795 gene encoding serine/threonine-protein kinase pim-1-like, giving the protein MARLERAPVCFAAAPGRPLLDTLGCSPGQAEEQRPGQDAGDSDGAAVPRCSGAPAAACARCPGPAEPLASPRAVRRWPLPGAQQEAGQKKELQELYQLGPQLGSGGFGTVFAGTRLSDGRPVAIKHVARESVLQWDERPDGTRVPMEIVLMEKVGSGCHSIIQLLDWFELPDSFVLVLERPERSRDLLELLQEQEFLSEEAARWLFCQVLEAVRHCTACGVLHRDIKAENLLVDPESGDLKLIDFGCGTFLQEHLFREYFGTPMYCPPEWICLRCYHGHAATIWSLGVLLYVMVCGILPFQDDHDIVSGQLIFRPQVSPECRHLIHWCLAKHPVDRPQLEEILRHPWVWGGCL